A genomic region of Rhodococcus oxybenzonivorans contains the following coding sequences:
- a CDS encoding MFS transporter, which translates to MASFIGTTVEYYDFFIYGTAAALVFPTLFFPDVSPAIGILLSFATFGVGFLARPLGGIVFGHFGDRVGRKKMLVISLVGMGSATVLMGLLPGYAQIGIAAPILLTLLRLVQGFAVGGEWGGATLMAVEHAPTAKKGFFGSFSQMGAPAGTSVATLAFFAVSQLPDEQFLSWGWRLPFLFSAVLIVIGLFIRLSLTESPDFAEVKAQSAVVRMPIAEAFRKHWKEILLIAGTYLSQGVFAYICMAYLVSYGTTAAGISRTFALAGVFVAGIVAVILYPVFGALSDTFGRKTMYLLGAVAMGVVIAPAFALINTGNPWLFMAAQVLVFGIAMAPAAGVTGSLFTMVFDADVRYSGVSIGYTLSQVVGSAFAPTIATALYASTKSSTSIVAYLLVVSAISVVSVILLPGGWGRKGAASQLVRDEAGSARPTAAVTTFSTPDTATDLRVLDK; encoded by the coding sequence ATGGCCAGCTTCATCGGCACCACGGTCGAGTATTACGACTTCTTCATCTACGGCACCGCCGCCGCCCTGGTGTTCCCCACGCTGTTCTTCCCCGATGTGTCCCCGGCAATCGGAATCCTGCTGTCCTTCGCGACGTTCGGGGTCGGGTTCCTCGCCCGCCCGCTCGGCGGCATCGTCTTCGGTCACTTCGGTGACCGGGTCGGTCGCAAGAAGATGCTGGTGATCTCGCTGGTCGGAATGGGCTCGGCCACCGTCCTGATGGGACTGTTGCCCGGTTACGCCCAGATCGGAATCGCCGCCCCGATCCTGCTGACCCTGCTGCGCCTGGTGCAGGGCTTCGCGGTCGGCGGCGAGTGGGGTGGGGCCACACTGATGGCCGTCGAGCACGCCCCGACCGCGAAGAAGGGCTTCTTCGGATCCTTCTCCCAGATGGGCGCCCCGGCCGGGACCAGCGTCGCGACCCTGGCGTTCTTCGCGGTCTCCCAATTGCCCGACGAGCAGTTCCTCAGCTGGGGCTGGCGCCTGCCGTTCCTGTTCAGTGCGGTACTGATCGTGATCGGGCTGTTCATCCGCCTGTCGCTGACCGAGAGCCCCGACTTCGCCGAGGTCAAGGCGCAGAGCGCGGTGGTGCGGATGCCGATCGCCGAAGCATTCCGCAAGCACTGGAAGGAAATCCTGCTCATCGCGGGGACCTACCTGTCCCAGGGCGTGTTCGCCTACATCTGCATGGCCTACCTCGTCTCCTACGGCACCACCGCCGCGGGGATCAGCCGCACCTTCGCCCTCGCCGGGGTGTTCGTCGCCGGCATCGTCGCCGTCATCCTCTACCCGGTCTTCGGGGCCCTCTCCGACACCTTCGGCCGCAAGACGATGTATCTGCTCGGGGCCGTGGCCATGGGGGTGGTGATCGCCCCGGCGTTCGCGCTGATCAACACCGGCAACCCCTGGCTATTCATGGCCGCACAGGTGCTGGTCTTCGGGATCGCGATGGCACCCGCCGCCGGAGTCACCGGATCCCTTTTCACCATGGTCTTCGACGCGGACGTGCGCTACAGCGGCGTCTCGATCGGATACACCCTCTCCCAGGTCGTGGGCTCGGCGTTCGCGCCGACGATCGCCACCGCCCTGTATGCCTCCACTAAGTCCAGCACCTCGATCGTCGCCTACCTGCTGGTGGTCTCGGCGATCTCGGTGGTCTCGGTGATCCTGCTGCCCGGCGGCTGGGGCCGCAAAGGCGCAGCGAGCCAACTCGTTCGAGACGAAGCCGGCTCCGCCCGGCCCACCGCCGCGGTGACCACATTCTCAACCCCGGACACGGCCACGGACCTGCGTGTCCTCGACAAGTGA
- a CDS encoding FAD-dependent monooxygenase, whose product MTDMSDHDRTSYDTDVVIVGLGPAGGTAALALATYGLRVHAVSMFPWVANSPRAHITNQRAVEVLRDLGVEDEARKYATPWDQMGDTLFTTSLAGEEIVRMQTWGTGDTRYGDYLSGSPCTMLDIPQPLMEPVLIKNAAERGAIISFHTEYLDHTQDADGVTVRFRDVRSGTEFTQRARFLLGFDGARSKIAEEIDLPFQGELARAGTAYVLFNADLSKYVAHRPSILHWIVNSKAGFGEIGMGLLRAIKPWNQWIAGWGFDMAKGQPDVSDDVVLEQIRTLVGDPHLDVEIVSRSFWYVNQQYAEHYQSGRVLCGGDAVHRHPPSSGLGSNTSIQDAFNLAWKVAFVVKGYAGQGLLESYSPERVPVGKQIVARANQSRKDYAGLREWFDSGSDDPVAAGLAKLKEPTPEGVALREQLYEALEVKNTEFNAHGVELNQRYASSAVVPEPEAGDEVWARDRQLYLQATTRPGAKLPHAWLVGADGTRISTLDVTGKGMMTLLTGIGGQAWKRAAAKLDVPFLRTVVVGEPGTIDPYGYWRQIRDIDEAGALLVRPDGYIAWRHSAPVWDDREALTSLEEALTTVLDRPSGSSAPAPDATQEPQYNTQAVPITVPHTIPADAAPASATSTTTEGVNR is encoded by the coding sequence ATGACAGACATGAGTGACCACGACCGAACCTCCTACGACACCGACGTCGTGATCGTCGGACTCGGGCCCGCCGGTGGCACAGCGGCGCTCGCCCTGGCCACCTACGGCCTGCGCGTCCACGCCGTCTCGATGTTCCCCTGGGTGGCGAACTCGCCGCGCGCGCACATCACCAACCAGCGCGCCGTCGAGGTGCTCCGCGACCTGGGCGTCGAAGACGAGGCACGCAAATACGCGACACCGTGGGACCAGATGGGTGACACGCTGTTCACCACGAGCCTGGCCGGCGAGGAAATCGTCCGGATGCAGACCTGGGGAACGGGCGATACCCGATACGGGGACTACCTGTCCGGCAGCCCGTGCACGATGCTCGACATCCCCCAACCGCTGATGGAGCCGGTGCTGATCAAGAACGCCGCCGAACGCGGCGCGATCATCAGCTTCCACACCGAATACCTCGACCACACCCAGGACGCGGACGGGGTGACCGTCCGGTTCCGCGACGTCCGCTCGGGCACCGAATTCACCCAGCGAGCCCGCTTCCTGCTCGGTTTCGACGGTGCTCGCTCGAAGATCGCCGAGGAGATCGACCTTCCCTTCCAAGGCGAACTGGCCCGTGCCGGCACCGCCTACGTGCTCTTCAACGCGGACCTGAGCAAGTACGTCGCGCATCGGCCGTCCATCCTGCACTGGATCGTCAACTCGAAGGCCGGTTTCGGTGAGATCGGCATGGGCCTGCTGCGGGCGATCAAGCCGTGGAACCAGTGGATCGCCGGCTGGGGATTCGACATGGCCAAGGGCCAGCCCGACGTCTCCGACGACGTTGTCCTCGAACAAATCCGGACCCTCGTCGGCGACCCGCACCTGGACGTCGAGATCGTGTCGCGGTCCTTCTGGTACGTCAACCAGCAGTACGCCGAGCACTACCAGTCAGGCCGGGTGCTGTGCGGCGGCGACGCCGTGCACCGGCACCCACCGAGCAGCGGGCTGGGATCGAACACCTCCATCCAGGACGCGTTCAACCTGGCGTGGAAGGTCGCGTTCGTCGTCAAGGGCTACGCCGGGCAGGGCCTACTCGAGTCCTATTCGCCCGAACGGGTCCCGGTCGGCAAGCAGATCGTCGCTCGCGCCAACCAATCCCGCAAGGACTACGCCGGGCTGCGCGAGTGGTTCGACTCAGGCAGCGACGATCCGGTCGCGGCCGGTCTGGCGAAGCTGAAGGAACCCACGCCCGAGGGGGTCGCCCTGCGCGAGCAGCTGTACGAGGCGCTCGAGGTGAAGAACACCGAATTCAACGCCCACGGCGTCGAACTCAACCAGCGCTACGCCTCCTCCGCGGTCGTCCCCGAGCCCGAGGCGGGAGACGAGGTGTGGGCACGAGACCGGCAGTTGTACCTGCAGGCCACCACCCGGCCCGGCGCGAAGCTGCCGCACGCGTGGCTGGTCGGCGCCGATGGCACCCGCATCTCCACTCTCGATGTCACCGGGAAGGGAATGATGACCCTGCTCACCGGAATCGGCGGCCAGGCGTGGAAGCGTGCCGCCGCCAAACTCGACGTTCCGTTCCTGCGGACCGTGGTCGTCGGTGAACCCGGCACCATCGACCCCTACGGCTACTGGCGGCAGATCCGTGACATCGACGAGGCCGGCGCCCTCCTCGTCCGCCCCGACGGGTACATCGCGTGGCGGCACAGCGCCCCAGTCTGGGACGACCGCGAAGCACTGACCAGCCTCGAGGAGGCGCTCACCACGGTCCTCGACCGCCCGTCGGGCAGCAGCGCACCGGCCCCGGACGCCACGCAGGAGCCGCAGTACAACACCCAGGCCGTGCCGATCACCGTCCCGCACACCATCCCCGCGGACGCAGCACCTGCCTCCGCCACCAGCACCACAACCGAGGGAGTAAACCGATGA
- a CDS encoding alpha/beta fold hydrolase, whose translation MTRPYTSVWNDLNQVEFSQGFIQAGPYRTRYLHAGDTSKPTLILLHGITGHAEAYVRNLRSHAEHFNVWAIDFIGHGYSSKPDHPLEIKHYIDHVLQFMDAIGVEKASFSGESLGGWVTAQFAHDHPEKVERIVLNTMGGTMANPKVMERLYTLSMEAAKDPSWERVQARLEWLMADPAMVTDDLIRTRQAIFQQPDWLKACEMNMALQDPETRTRNMITDATLEGITVPALVLWTTKDPSGPVDEAKRIASHIPGAKLAIMENCGHWPQYEDAETFNQLHLDFLLDRA comes from the coding sequence ATGACCCGCCCGTACACCAGCGTCTGGAACGACCTGAACCAGGTCGAATTCAGCCAGGGCTTCATCCAAGCGGGCCCCTACCGGACCCGGTACCTACACGCCGGCGACACCTCCAAGCCCACACTGATCCTGCTGCACGGCATCACCGGCCACGCCGAAGCGTATGTCCGCAACCTGCGATCGCACGCCGAGCACTTCAACGTGTGGGCGATCGACTTCATCGGCCACGGCTACAGCAGCAAGCCCGATCACCCGCTCGAGATCAAGCACTACATCGACCACGTCCTGCAGTTCATGGACGCGATCGGTGTGGAGAAGGCGTCGTTCTCCGGCGAATCGCTCGGTGGCTGGGTCACCGCCCAGTTCGCGCACGATCACCCGGAGAAGGTCGAGCGGATCGTGCTCAACACCATGGGCGGCACCATGGCCAATCCGAAGGTGATGGAACGTCTCTACACCCTATCCATGGAGGCGGCGAAGGACCCGAGCTGGGAACGCGTCCAGGCCCGGCTCGAGTGGCTGATGGCCGACCCGGCGATGGTCACCGACGACCTGATCCGCACCCGGCAGGCGATCTTCCAACAGCCGGACTGGCTCAAGGCCTGCGAGATGAACATGGCTCTGCAGGATCCGGAAACTCGCACACGCAACATGATCACCGATGCCACCCTCGAGGGCATTACGGTGCCGGCGCTGGTGCTGTGGACCACCAAGGACCCCTCCGGTCCCGTCGACGAAGCCAAGCGGATCGCCTCCCACATTCCCGGCGCGAAGCTCGCGATCATGGAGAACTGCGGGCACTGGCCCCAGTACGAGGACGCGGAAACGTTCAACCAGCTGCACCTGGATTTCCTGCTCGACCGCGCCTGA
- a CDS encoding 3-carboxyethylcatechol 2,3-dioxygenase — MPVALCTMSHSPLMGRNDPAQTVIDDVDAAFENARTFIADFAPDLIVIFAPDHYNGVYYDLMPPFCIGAAAQSVGDYGTESGPLNVDRDAAYALAREVLASGVDVAFSERMHVDHGFAQALQLLVGSITAVPTVPIFINSVAEPLGPVSRVRLLGEAVGRAAANLNKRVLFVGSGGLSHDPPVPQFATAPAEVKEKLIDGRNPTEAERNAREQRVIDAGRDFAAGVATIAPLNPHWDRNLLDVLASGEIEQIDSWTNEWFVEQAGHSSHEVRTWIAAYAAMSAAGKYRVTSTFYREIPEWIAGFGISTAVAVDE, encoded by the coding sequence ATGCCCGTAGCGCTGTGCACGATGTCGCATTCCCCCCTCATGGGACGAAACGACCCGGCCCAAACCGTGATCGACGACGTCGATGCCGCGTTCGAGAATGCGCGCACGTTCATCGCCGACTTCGCCCCCGACCTGATCGTGATCTTCGCCCCGGATCACTACAACGGGGTCTACTACGATCTGATGCCCCCGTTCTGCATCGGTGCCGCGGCCCAGTCGGTCGGCGATTACGGCACCGAATCCGGACCGCTGAACGTCGACCGCGACGCCGCCTACGCCCTCGCCCGGGAAGTCCTCGCCAGCGGCGTCGACGTCGCGTTCTCCGAACGCATGCACGTCGACCACGGCTTCGCCCAGGCCCTGCAGCTGCTGGTCGGCTCGATCACCGCGGTCCCGACCGTGCCGATCTTCATCAACTCCGTCGCCGAACCACTCGGCCCGGTCAGCCGGGTCCGGCTACTCGGCGAGGCCGTCGGGCGGGCCGCGGCGAACCTGAACAAGCGGGTGTTGTTCGTCGGATCCGGTGGGCTGTCCCACGATCCGCCGGTGCCGCAGTTCGCCACCGCCCCCGCGGAGGTGAAGGAGAAACTCATCGACGGTCGCAACCCCACCGAGGCTGAGCGCAACGCCCGCGAACAGCGGGTCATCGACGCCGGTCGCGACTTCGCTGCCGGAGTGGCCACCATTGCGCCCCTCAACCCGCACTGGGATCGCAACCTGCTCGACGTTCTCGCCTCCGGCGAGATCGAGCAGATCGACTCCTGGACCAACGAATGGTTCGTCGAACAGGCCGGGCACTCCTCCCACGAAGTACGCACCTGGATCGCCGCGTATGCGGCGATGAGCGCCGCCGGGAAGTACCGCGTCACCTCGACCTTCTACCGCGAAATCCCGGAATGGATCGCCGGATTCGGCATCAGTACCGCCGTCGCCGTCGACGAATAG
- a CDS encoding AMP-binding protein, whose product MASVRSVDNHLIEDAAARLADAERAGAPCTPVRDLIGRTDIDTAYRVQTRNVDAAVAAGHRIVGRKIGLTSPARIWEKLRSALLARFQSAPPEQRAAIDAALEVGLQKVRAEQSGVSIADELAAAYSRADAGVFAPLRAQLGLDEVVLLMTGAAPIPPAVHEFFLAIGLPLAEGFGMSETGALGMTNLPGDIRLGSVGKAMPGTEARTADDGELLLRGAHVMRGYRKDPVKLPRPSTKTAGCTPATSPRSTTRVSSASSTARRS is encoded by the coding sequence ATGGCCTCCGTCCGCTCAGTAGACAATCACCTGATCGAGGACGCCGCCGCACGGCTGGCCGACGCCGAACGTGCTGGCGCCCCGTGCACCCCGGTACGGGATCTGATCGGGCGGACCGACATCGACACCGCCTACCGGGTACAAACCCGCAACGTCGATGCGGCGGTCGCCGCCGGTCACCGGATCGTCGGCCGCAAGATCGGCCTGACCTCACCCGCGCGCATCTGGGAAAAGCTCCGGTCCGCGCTGCTCGCCCGATTCCAGTCAGCTCCGCCCGAACAGCGTGCCGCGATCGATGCCGCACTCGAGGTCGGGCTGCAGAAGGTCCGAGCCGAGCAGTCCGGAGTATCGATAGCTGACGAGCTCGCGGCCGCCTACTCGCGGGCGGATGCGGGCGTGTTCGCCCCCCTGCGTGCGCAACTCGGCCTCGACGAGGTGGTCCTCCTCATGACCGGGGCCGCGCCCATCCCACCCGCCGTCCACGAATTCTTCCTCGCGATCGGTCTGCCGCTCGCTGAGGGCTTCGGAATGTCCGAGACCGGTGCCCTGGGCATGACCAACCTGCCCGGCGACATAAGGCTCGGCAGCGTCGGGAAAGCGATGCCGGGCACCGAGGCACGCACCGCCGACGACGGAGAACTCCTCCTCCGCGGGGCACACGTGATGCGCGGATACCGCAAGGATCCGGTGAAACTACCGAGGCCATCGACGAAGACGGCTGGCTGCACACCGGCGACATCGCCACGATCGACGACGAGGGTTTCGTCCGCATCGTCGACCGCAAGAAGGAGTTGA
- a CDS encoding transposase has translation MAKGYRPVLRDQVFLLPPNMREWLPADHLVWFLLETIEMLDTHEFDRRRRRGGVGAAGYDPRMLLGLLIYAYCRGIRSSRQIERLCSTDVAFRVLCAQDVPDHCTIARFRAECQDAFTGLFTQVLMIAGHAGLGHFGTVAIDGTKIAANASIDANRGHEWLSEQVTRMVAEAEQTDATENIRAAQRAHDDDDRVPARLMDQSSRARRIRQAADEVAAQLKRQRINEDERDAAARARLAKSRAGEPVVGRIPDGPHRLAEARAHLAREIATHQSKLERRAALIAAGKKPMGAPPVPLEQHSRIIRARRVVEAALAAERTASATKPATPVLPKTVANTTDPQSRLMPTRRGFLQGYNAQLAVTSDQIIAAVQIGQSPNDIASLVPMMEASVRAAAMLHTDTGRPEHIIGVVLADAGYCSDSNLSAPGPERLIALNKTRDHAKAVIEQPVTGPPPEGASPRQAMSHRLRTPEGSRLYKRRGATVEPGIGNLKKVLDRFSGRGLNSALGELNLAASAFNLMKIHRATAS, from the coding sequence ATGGCCAAGGGGTATCGTCCGGTGTTGCGCGATCAGGTGTTCCTTTTGCCTCCGAATATGCGGGAATGGCTTCCTGCGGATCATCTTGTCTGGTTTCTGTTGGAGACGATCGAGATGCTCGATACCCATGAGTTCGACCGGCGTCGTCGCCGTGGTGGGGTGGGCGCGGCCGGTTACGACCCGCGGATGCTGCTGGGACTCCTGATTTATGCCTACTGCAGAGGGATTCGATCCTCGCGGCAGATTGAACGGTTGTGCTCGACCGATGTCGCGTTCCGGGTGCTGTGCGCGCAAGACGTCCCCGACCATTGCACGATCGCCCGGTTCCGTGCCGAATGCCAGGACGCGTTCACCGGGTTGTTCACGCAGGTACTGATGATCGCCGGCCACGCCGGTCTAGGGCACTTCGGAACGGTCGCAATCGATGGCACCAAGATCGCCGCGAACGCATCGATCGACGCCAACCGCGGGCATGAGTGGCTGAGCGAGCAGGTCACTCGCATGGTTGCCGAAGCCGAACAGACCGACGCCACCGAGAACATCCGCGCTGCACAGCGTGCACATGATGACGATGATCGGGTTCCTGCCCGGCTGATGGACCAGAGCAGTCGTGCACGGCGAATCCGTCAAGCGGCCGACGAGGTGGCCGCACAATTGAAACGCCAGCGCATCAACGAAGATGAGCGCGATGCAGCGGCACGGGCACGGTTGGCGAAATCTCGAGCGGGTGAACCTGTGGTCGGTCGTATCCCTGACGGACCGCACCGGCTCGCGGAAGCACGCGCCCACCTGGCACGTGAAATCGCCACTCACCAGTCGAAACTCGAACGGCGTGCCGCACTGATCGCCGCGGGGAAGAAGCCGATGGGCGCCCCACCTGTTCCATTGGAACAGCACTCACGAATCATCCGCGCCCGACGAGTCGTCGAAGCCGCACTGGCAGCCGAACGCACAGCTTCCGCCACGAAGCCGGCCACACCTGTATTGCCGAAGACGGTGGCCAACACCACCGATCCACAATCACGGTTAATGCCGACCAGGCGCGGATTCCTCCAGGGCTACAACGCTCAACTCGCCGTTACCAGCGATCAGATCATCGCGGCCGTACAGATTGGTCAAAGTCCCAATGACATTGCATCCCTTGTGCCGATGATGGAGGCAAGTGTGCGCGCCGCCGCGATGCTGCACACCGATACCGGCCGGCCTGAACACATCATCGGTGTCGTCCTCGCTGACGCCGGGTACTGCAGTGACAGCAACCTTTCTGCGCCCGGACCAGAGCGGTTAATCGCGCTGAACAAGACACGCGACCACGCGAAAGCGGTCATAGAACAGCCCGTGACAGGACCACCTCCGGAAGGTGCGAGCCCGAGACAGGCGATGTCGCATCGGCTACGCACGCCAGAAGGATCCCGTCTCTACAAACGCCGCGGGGCCACCGTCGAACCCGGCATCGGCAACCTGAAGAAGGTCCTCGACCGATTCTCCGGCCGTGGTCTAAACAGCGCCCTCGGCGAGCTCAACCTCGCGGCCAGCGCATTCAACCTGATGAAGATCCACCGAGCAACGGCCAGCTGA
- a CDS encoding transposase, whose translation MQRIKPTTATDACRRDLAKDVLADLRRIDSNIKANEAQMRDAVAATTTTLQEVHGINTVLAAKLLGHIGNITRFPSADHFAGSTGTAPLAASSGENTRHRLNTGGNRQLNSVLHTIAVCQARDPGPGRVYYQRKLDEGKTRAEARRALKRRLANVLYRRMLRDQQHAPPTAA comes from the coding sequence ATGCAACGGATCAAACCGACCACCGCCACCGACGCCTGCCGCCGGGACTTGGCCAAGGACGTGCTTGCCGACCTCCGGCGCATCGATTCGAACATCAAAGCCAACGAAGCTCAGATGCGCGACGCAGTCGCCGCCACGACGACGACTCTGCAGGAAGTCCACGGAATCAACACCGTCCTTGCCGCCAAACTTCTCGGCCACATCGGGAACATCACCCGATTCCCCTCGGCCGATCACTTCGCCGGCTCCACCGGCACCGCTCCTCTCGCAGCGTCGAGCGGCGAGAACACACGCCACCGGCTCAATACCGGTGGCAATCGTCAACTCAATTCCGTGCTGCACACCATCGCCGTCTGCCAAGCCCGCGACCCAGGGCCCGGCCGCGTCTATTACCAGCGCAAACTCGACGAAGGCAAGACACGAGCCGAAGCCCGGCGCGCACTCAAACGCCGCCTCGCGAACGTCCTCTATCGCCGAATGCTCAGGGACCAACAACACGCACCACCTACGGCTGCTTGA
- a CDS encoding NF041680 family putative transposase, with the protein MSISVPDRRAVGEESVPDPRVDLVSFREEFYRSLPARGDALFELTDALLCSGTAVRTLVELSLAAEHRRGHGALYDAINCGRIDYTRLRRALGGLTIPRDRGGRIVLAVDISAWLRPDAPTSPQRGFCHVYGRGKNQAQLIPGWPYSFVAALETGRTSWTTVLDAVRLRPDDDETAVTATQVREVITRLRDAGHHRDGDPDILLVFDAGYELARLAFVLADLPVQVLGRMRSDRVLCFPAPPPGRTGRPPRHGSDFKFADPQTWPEPETTTSTDTDRYGTATAAAWNRLHPRLVHRGSWADHPGPPPIVEGTVIRLTVDHLPGDRHPKPVWLWYSHPGAGTADIDRLWQMFLRRFDLEHTFRFFKQTLGWTAPKLRSPEAADRWTWIVLVAYAQLRLARPLAEDLRRPWERPVPPTRLTPAQVRRGFSRTRATMPVPASAPKPSRPGPGRPPGSKNTHRAPHHHVGKRAETKARKPVGAACPG; encoded by the coding sequence GTGAGTATCAGTGTGCCCGATCGGCGGGCGGTCGGGGAAGAATCGGTCCCCGATCCGCGTGTCGACCTGGTGTCGTTCCGCGAAGAGTTCTACCGGTCCCTGCCGGCCCGAGGTGATGCTTTGTTCGAGTTGACCGATGCGCTGCTGTGTTCCGGCACCGCGGTTCGCACCCTGGTCGAGTTGTCACTGGCCGCCGAGCATCGGCGCGGTCACGGCGCCTTGTACGACGCAATCAACTGCGGCCGAATAGATTACACTCGGCTGCGCCGCGCCCTCGGCGGGCTGACAATCCCGCGTGATCGCGGCGGCCGGATCGTGTTGGCCGTCGACATCAGTGCCTGGTTGCGCCCGGATGCACCGACGAGTCCGCAGCGGGGGTTCTGCCACGTCTACGGCCGCGGGAAGAATCAGGCACAGCTGATCCCGGGGTGGCCGTACTCGTTCGTCGCCGCCCTCGAGACCGGCCGTACCTCGTGGACGACGGTGCTCGACGCGGTCCGCCTACGCCCCGACGACGACGAAACCGCTGTGACGGCCACCCAGGTGCGTGAAGTGATCACGCGGTTGCGCGACGCCGGGCACCACCGCGACGGCGACCCGGACATTCTGCTGGTGTTCGACGCCGGGTACGAGCTGGCCCGGCTGGCGTTCGTGCTCGCCGATCTCCCGGTGCAGGTGCTGGGTCGGATGCGTTCGGACCGGGTGCTGTGCTTCCCGGCGCCGCCACCGGGCCGTACCGGGCGCCCACCCCGGCACGGTTCCGACTTCAAATTCGCCGACCCCCAGACCTGGCCCGAACCCGAGACCACCACCAGCACCGACACCGATCGCTACGGAACAGCCACCGCTGCGGCGTGGAATCGGTTGCACCCGAGGCTCGTCCATCGTGGCTCGTGGGCGGACCACCCGGGACCGCCACCGATCGTCGAAGGCACGGTGATCCGGCTGACGGTCGATCACCTGCCCGGGGACCGGCATCCCAAACCGGTGTGGCTCTGGTACTCACATCCTGGTGCGGGAACCGCCGATATCGACCGATTGTGGCAGATGTTTCTGCGGCGCTTCGACCTCGAACACACCTTCCGTTTCTTCAAGCAGACGTTGGGGTGGACCGCCCCGAAGCTCCGCAGTCCCGAGGCGGCCGACCGCTGGACCTGGATCGTGCTGGTGGCCTACGCCCAACTCCGGCTCGCCCGTCCTCTGGCCGAGGACCTACGCCGCCCGTGGGAACGACCCGTCCCACCAACACGATTGACGCCGGCACAGGTTCGTCGAGGGTTTTCGCGCACCCGCGCGACGATGCCTGTTCCGGCCAGTGCACCGAAACCCAGTCGACCCGGACCCGGACGCCCACCCGGATCGAAAAACACCCACCGCGCACCGCATCACCACGTGGGCAAACGCGCCGAAACCAAAGCTAGAAAACCCGTCGGGGCCGCCTGCCCAGGTTAA
- a CDS encoding metal-sulfur cluster assembly factor, translating into MNAPGLDRAALVHEIHRVLDEIQDPCSVSMSLSMGLGEMGLIEDVNVTSTGRVEIILRLTSPFCEFVPFMQGEALRKVRELEGVSEVVVTHDDGLNWDDDLMAPEAQKRRQRRLEAMHRLTEEHKAGSPSVSDPSRVRAT; encoded by the coding sequence ATGAACGCACCGGGGCTGGACCGTGCTGCGCTCGTGCACGAGATCCATCGAGTCCTAGACGAGATCCAAGATCCGTGCAGCGTGTCGATGTCGCTGTCGATGGGTCTTGGCGAAATGGGTCTGATCGAGGATGTCAATGTCACTTCGACCGGGCGTGTGGAGATTATCCTCCGGCTCACCTCCCCGTTCTGCGAGTTTGTGCCTTTCATGCAAGGTGAGGCACTCCGTAAAGTACGCGAACTGGAGGGCGTCAGCGAGGTCGTGGTAACGCACGATGACGGGCTGAACTGGGATGACGACCTGATGGCTCCTGAGGCCCAGAAGCGACGTCAGCGACGCCTCGAGGCAATGCACCGACTGACGGAAGAGCACAAGGCGGGTAGTCCCAGCGTCAGCGATCCATCCCGGGTTCGGGCCACTTGA